From the genome of Gorilla gorilla gorilla isolate KB3781 chromosome 4, NHGRI_mGorGor1-v2.1_pri, whole genome shotgun sequence:
GAGTCTAGTGTAGGGAATATAAATATGGCTCACTATGTGAAGGTGCAAGGGTAGCATACTGTTATATTTCTAAATCGAATAAAATTGATATATTCATTATCCaacttagtttggctagatattcAGTAGTGGCTGTAATTGGTTTGTTGCTCCCCTCTTTTTTGGTATGATACAGGAAGCTTATGTGGCCTACACACtaggaaaaaggcaaggaaggacTTTTGGAcctcagtttacttttttttgcATTGTGATAGATGCTCATGGTTTTAAGTTTTGATGGTCCAATTTTAGGTGCTCCACTTAACTCCAAGCCAAGCTAGGACAGGATAGGAAACTTTGCCAAAGCTTAAAGGCTTCTAGGAAATTAAATTTTTGAATAGCCTGGAATCACTTTCCCTACCTGGTCATATCACCTCTTCTAGGGTGTGATGAAGAATTTTCATGAAGCCACCTGAGGAGCCAATTATTCTATGAAAATATGATCAGCcacatcataaaaatgaaaattaacatgATAGGAGGCTGAAGTCGGGGACACTGCCTTTGGGGAGAGAAGCAGAGCTGGTCCAAGCCCTGGCCCCAAGTAAAGCCACTGCCCTGGAGCCACCTTGGAGGTCCCCCTCCCCACTAAATGCCTCTTCGCACAGCACTGGTCCCTGCTCCCACCTCTCTGGACCACTGCAGCTGGATGGGTAGTGGCGAGTTGGGGAGGCACAGCATGACTCAATAAGATCTGTCTGTTTAAGCGTGTTCTGCTGGGTCTGCAGTGGGCAAATCTAACCTGTCCTCTGCCTTGTGAAGGGACAATTTCATGCGTACTAGGAGAGCACACTCGGAGCAGCCTTCCTCACACAGAATGTCTGCTTGGACAACACAACAGTTAGGTTTGAGATCTGGGACACGGTTGGACAGCAGTGGTATCACAGCCTGGCCCCCATGTACTCTTGGGGGGGCCCAGGCTGCCATCATGGTCTATGACATCACCAATACAGATACATTTGCCGGAGCCAGGGACTGAGTGAAGGAGCTACCAAGCAGGCCAGCCCCAACATGGTCCTTGCGCTCATGAGTAACAAGGCAGACCTGGCCAGCAAGAGACCCCTGGAATTCCAGGAAGCACAAGCCTATGCAGACGACGACAGTTGGCTGTTCATGGAGACATCAGCAAAGGGTGCAATGAATGTGAATGAAATTTTCATGGCAATAGCTGAGAAACTTCCCAAGAGCAAGCCCCAGAATGCAGCTGGTGCTCCAGACAGAAACCAAGCTGTGGACCTCCAGGAGAACCACCCGGCCAGCCCCAACCAGTGTTGCAGCAATGGAGCCCCCCTTGCCTGCCCACTGCCCCCACGTCTTCCACCTTAATGACCTGGAATCCACTCTAACCAATCGTACTTAACGACTCGGGCCACCTCTTGGGTAGGGGGGTAGGAGTAGGAGTCCACcgtgatttctccatataatTTTGGTCATAGGCCATAGTGAGTTATTTCACCTGTACATTTCTGTACAAACACTAATTGGATTTTAAGTCTTAagtcactttttaaatatatatgatctTCCGCTCTTcccacttcctcctcttcctACTGCTTTCCCACTTTTCTTTTGCTGGTAGTAGCCACGTGCTCCTGTCTCCTGAACCTTGTATATGGGGACAGTGGGGTCCAAGCAGCTACCTTCTTTCCCTCTTGTGGAATAGCGGACCCAGCAAGAGCATCCATATTTTTACCTTGTTTGAAGTGGTCTTGGGTTTGGGCGGTAGGGCAGGCCTTGGGGCTAGGGAAGGAAGAGGCAGCTCTTTCTTCATCTGGCTGTCATCAGGCTGCAGCCCTCTCCCTGCTCCCTACTCCCCTCTGGGAAACCACAGCATTATCACAGCATTATTGTGACAACCACAAACCCGTAGCCTACAACCCCTCCACCCTCGGTCACCCTGACCTCTTGCTCTGAGCCCAGTTCTGACCAAATCATCATGAGTATTTGGGGGTGGCTGGGTAAAGGGGATAGTGGGAGGAGACAGAACcaactttttcttgtattttgtaTTGTATGTTTTCTTCAAAATGTAACCAATCAGTATCGTCAATATAGTCAAAATGTGGTTGATCATATTTTCATAGGATAATTGGCTACTCATGTGGCTTCATGAAAGTTCTTTGCCATACTCAAAAGGGGGTGATATGACCAGGTAAGGAAAGTGATTCCAGACTATTCAAAAATTTCAGTATAGtcagataaaaaaattaatatgataaTGAGATAATAGTTTATACTCACtacatagcaaaaaataaaaattagcactaTAACAAGTGATGATAAAGAAAGGGAGTAATGAAACACATAAGCTGTCAGTGGGAATATAAGCAGGTGCAACCACAGGCAATGCTCACAACACTTAACCACGGTGTCAGGCATTAATGCTTTAGTTACTGAATTGTGGGAAAGTCTCTGTTGGCTAAGAGGCTGGCTAGGTACAATGACAAACTTGTCCTGTTTTAACTTGTCTGGCTTAAAACTGAAATGTCCTGTCCTAGAAACCCTCTCAGTCCCAGGAAACCTGGGATAGTTTAGGTTACCCTTGGACATAGCAGTTGCAAGGGGATCCTCCAGGGACTTAGGGCAGCAGCTGTTTATCAAGTGTGGAactatttcaatattttacaaACAGGTCAAGTCATGCTGGTGCGTAGCAGCTGGATACATGCCCTTTGGAAGACATTTTGGCATTTGGTGTTCTGTGAACTTCAATATACATATGCTCTGTGACTCTCAAGTTCCTCTCAGTGGCATATAGATTAGAACAACTCTTGAGCATGTGTGTTAGGAAATGTGTACAAGAATGTCATGGCGGCATTGTACGTAATAACAAAAAAAGTTGGAAAAGTTGGAAACTTGTCCTGCAACAAGACATTAGATGACTGTACTGTGCttttcatacaatggaatactatgaagcagTAGCATTGAAGGGACCAGCATGAACTCATCTCACAAATGATATTGAGCCAAATAAACAAGTTGAAAAATACAGAGGGTAAAGTTAGAATCAGGCAAAAGTAAGTAATATTTTAAGGAGATACaaacatataaaattatgaagaatagcaagtagataataaatacaaaaatttgtggTGGTGATTCCCTGTGGGATAAAGGAAGGGGCTCACAAAAGCCTTCTAAGTTCTTGCAATGTTCCATTTTTAAGCTAACTAGTGATATGTGgttgttctttttattcttttcacctAATGCATGCTTTATAAATTGTTTAATATGTTtgcaatatttaataaaaaattttaaatctcaaaAGTTAAATTTTTGGGGGACACTGTCAATGTTTGTATCTTTCATATCCttcaaaaggaaatggaaaacgaACCATTTAACGAATATTTATTGATTCATTACTGTGCATGAGGTACAGAAagattgaaaaagaaatgaaaaacaaaattcctcCCTTGAAAGGCATAAATTCTAGTGAGGGAGAATAACAATAAGtctctatataaataaatatgtaagtaaatGGGTACAATATATCTGTGGTAAAATTCAGTTTGAGATTatcattagaaaataataaaaaccagccctggcactgtggcttatgcctgtaatcacagcactttgggagactgaagtgggcagataacttgaggtcaggagtttgagactagcctggccaacatggcaaaatcccatctctaccaaaaatacaaaaattagctgggcgtggtggcacacacctgtagtcccagctactcgggaggctaaggtaggagaatcacttgaacctgcgaggtggaagttgcagtgacctgtgatcataccactgcaactccagcctggtgacagagcaagactctgtctcaaacaaacaaacaaaaaaccaaaaaaaaaaaacaaaaacaaaaacaaaaaataataaaaaccacagGGAATATAAGGTGATGATGGGGTGTTAAAGGTGGCCATTTTAGACAGAGATCAGGAAAAGCCTCCAGGAGCATGAACAGAGGATTAGATGAAGAGTGGAGCCAGCCATGTAAATATTTGGGAAAAGAGCATTCTGGCGAGTGAAGAGCCTGCCAGCTCATCTCCCAAAGCTCACTCCAAAACCATCTCTTTCATTTAGTCTCAGGGAAGCCATCCTCTTTCTCCCAGTTAGGGCCACTTCCCATCCATCAACTCCACACCTCTCTCCAGACTTTATTGCTTTTGTAAGCAGAGGCTTTTCCAAATCAAGGCCTGTTAACTTTGGCAAGACAGCCTTCAGGCCTCCAAGATTTTCAGGTTAGTTTGCTCTCTTGTTGGAGGAAGAGGGCAACATTGTTCATTCTTTTGCGTCTTTAAAGAAGCAaaatgccgggcgtggtggctcacacctgtaatcccagcactttgggaggccaaggcgggtggatcacgaggtcaggagattgagaccatcctggctaacatggtgaaaccccatctctactaaaaatacaaaaaaattagccggtcgtggtgtcgggcgcctgtaatcccagctactcaggaggctgaggcaggagaatgctgtgaacctgggaggcggagcttgcagtgagccgagatcgtgccactgcactctagcctgggtgacagagtgagactctgtctcaaaaataaaataaaataaaataaaaaagcaagaatgcatgaatcatctcaatagattacCTTGCCACATCAGGCAGGATAACAGTTTTTGAAGTCTGTTTGATGACTATAGTGCCTACTAAGGCTGCAGAACCAATCTTCATAAAGGCCTAGAGAAGATTTTCTATGGTCAGTTTATGTAGTTATTTTTGGGTTAGAATGTTTTGTGTGGTCAACTTATGCAACTAATATCTTCCTATCTTcgttcagactttttttttttaactctagacTTGCATATCTaactgcccatttttaaaaatctcagcttggatatattatagatgtttcaaatttaacatgtctgaaaaacaaatcttcaattttttctttaaatatttccctTATCTCAGTAAATAGCAGAATCATGCTTTAATTTGCTTAGGCCTTAAATCTCTTAATCATTCTCGACCCTTGTTTTCTGTCACAGGCTATATCTAATGTAGCTGAAATTCCTGTTGGTTCCAGAACCTGACCACTTCTTACTCACTTCACTGCTATCACCCAGGCTGTGTCCACCCACATTCTTTGCCTGGATTATGGCAATGGACTTCCAACttgtctctctatctctctacAGTCCACCTAAGTTCCT
Proteins encoded in this window:
- the LOC129533550 gene encoding ras-related protein Rab-5C-like, whose amino-acid sequence is MVLALMSNKADLASKRPLEFQEAQAYADDDSWLFMETSAKGAMNVNEIFMAIAEKLPKSKPQNAAGAPDRNQAVDLQENHPASPNQCCSNGAPLACPLPPRLPP